From the uncultured Methanomethylovorans sp. genome, the window ATATTCTTTTTTGCCCAATTAGATGCTACAAAAGAGCCTGAAATGTTGTGCCAGATACTGAAAAGGGCACCGGGAAGTGCAGCAGTCGCTGTGAAATATTTAATGGAAAGAGCAACGCTAAGACCAGAGTTCTGCATCCCCACTTCTATACCAATGGTCCTTGCCTCGATCTCACTAAGACCCAGAAGTTTGGCAAAACCATAACCACTTAAAAGTCCAAGCAAATTGTGAAGTATAACTACGATCACTACCAAAAAACCTGCAGAGATGACCATTTCCCTGTTCAATGCCATAATGATTGATATTATGAAGACAATAGTCAGTACTGATATCACTGGAAACAGATGACGTATATTTTCTATACGGGAACTTAAAACCGTATTAATGACAATTCCCAATGCAACCGGAACTATGACTATCTGTAGAATGCTGATCAGCATACCGTATATGTCCACATCGATGGTTTGACCTATATATGCCCATGTAAGCAAGGGGGTCATTACAAAGGAGATCAATGTGGAAA encodes:
- a CDS encoding bile acid:sodium symporter family protein, translated to MLQKFTSLFPLWAIILSAIALLSPDIFLPYKDIIPFLLGLVMFGMGMTLALEDFLLVFKRPKAVFIGTVLQYTLMPFIGYAIARVFALSPELTAGVVLLGCCPGGTASNVISYLAKADVALSIVLTSFSTLISFVMTPLLTWAYIGQTIDVDIYGMLISILQIVIVPVALGIVINTVLSSRIENIRHLFPVISVLTIVFIISIIMALNREMVISAGFLVVIVVILHNLLGLLSGYGFAKLLGLSEIEARTIGIEVGMQNSGLSVALSIKYFTATAALPGALFSIWHNISGSFVASNWAKKNIPK